From a region of the Arthrobacter sp. OAP107 genome:
- the eat gene encoding ethanolamine permease, translated as MTKISPGTQQRVVEAAYFQQRTLRRGAAGWLLLAGLGISYVISGDFSGWNLGLAAGGWGGLLIAFVLMGIMYSCLVFGMAEMSSAMPVAGAGYGFARRALGRLGGFATGLAILIEYTIAPAAIVIFIGGYVESLGILGITAGWPVYLACFMVFIGIHLIGVGEALKALAVITGMAVIALTAFVAGMVPHFNLDNLFDIPASDAAGASIFLPNGYGGLMATFVFAIWFFIAVEGVPLAAEEAENPQRDIPRAIIVAVAVLAVTGLSVLVLAPGGAGSALMSSSASPLPDALRAVGNESFAVFVNYAGLAGLVASFFSVIYAYSRQIFALSRAGYLPRWLSRTNARKTPTWALIVPGAAGFILAAVVDDGNRLINITVFGAAVSYVLLNLSHIALRKREPDLERPYRTFGGVLTTGLGLVLAASAVAATFFVDLEAAAITAGIFVAGLLYFLLYGRHHVLDGAPEEEFERIAEREAELR; from the coding sequence ATGACCAAAATATCGCCAGGCACGCAGCAGCGCGTCGTCGAAGCCGCGTATTTTCAACAGCGTACCCTTCGGCGAGGGGCAGCCGGTTGGCTGCTGCTCGCTGGGCTCGGCATTTCCTACGTCATTTCGGGGGACTTCTCCGGCTGGAATCTCGGCCTCGCAGCCGGCGGCTGGGGCGGCCTCCTGATCGCTTTCGTCCTGATGGGCATCATGTACTCCTGCCTGGTCTTCGGCATGGCCGAAATGTCCTCGGCCATGCCTGTCGCAGGTGCGGGGTACGGCTTTGCCCGCCGTGCGCTTGGCCGGTTGGGCGGCTTCGCAACCGGGCTAGCCATCCTGATCGAATACACGATCGCCCCCGCCGCCATCGTCATCTTCATCGGCGGATACGTGGAAAGTCTGGGGATCCTCGGCATCACAGCCGGCTGGCCCGTATACCTCGCCTGCTTCATGGTCTTCATCGGCATCCACCTCATCGGCGTTGGCGAGGCACTGAAGGCCTTGGCTGTCATCACCGGCATGGCCGTCATTGCTTTGACCGCCTTCGTGGCTGGCATGGTGCCGCATTTCAACCTCGACAACCTCTTCGATATTCCGGCAAGTGACGCCGCGGGAGCTAGCATTTTCCTGCCCAACGGTTACGGCGGGCTAATGGCTACCTTCGTCTTCGCGATCTGGTTTTTCATTGCCGTCGAAGGTGTACCGTTGGCAGCTGAGGAGGCGGAAAACCCGCAACGTGACATTCCGCGTGCCATCATCGTGGCCGTGGCCGTTCTCGCCGTCACAGGGCTTTCTGTTCTCGTCCTCGCGCCCGGCGGAGCCGGGAGCGCACTGATGAGCTCCTCAGCCAGTCCCTTGCCCGATGCCCTCCGCGCCGTTGGCAACGAAAGTTTTGCGGTCTTCGTAAACTATGCCGGCCTGGCAGGGTTGGTAGCCAGCTTCTTTTCCGTTATTTATGCCTACTCGCGGCAGATATTCGCGCTTTCCCGCGCAGGCTACCTTCCCAGATGGCTTAGCAGGACCAATGCACGCAAAACTCCTACCTGGGCTCTCATCGTTCCAGGCGCAGCCGGCTTCATCCTCGCAGCAGTGGTGGATGACGGCAACAGGCTCATCAACATCACCGTCTTTGGCGCCGCTGTCTCCTACGTCTTGCTCAACTTGTCGCACATTGCGCTTCGCAAGCGTGAACCCGACTTGGAACGTCCCTACCGAACGTTTGGCGGCGTATTGACTACCGGCCTCGGGCTGGTCCTTGCTGCCTCAGCGGTGGCGGCAACCTTCTTTGTCGATCTCGAAGCCGCCGCTATCACGGCCGGCATCTTCGTTGCCGGACTCCTATACTTCCTCCTATACGGGCGTCACCACGTGCTGGATGGCGCCCCTGAAGAGGAATTCGAAAGGATTGCTGAACGCGAGGCGGAGCTGCGTTAG
- a CDS encoding acyl-CoA dehydrogenase family protein gives MLERIGDRLYHDTIATPELIKVRTRVREMAESIVAPVASRLATQDERTDGFPREVFAALAEAGLYRIPFPKDVGGEGLDNPAAATAIAVEELAYYSNSVAAIFDVHCILAGNALNQGTDAQGNKWLSRIVNGEIVGAFATSEPGASSDLSATAVATTAIKTGKGWVLNGRKRWITNSVAAGVITVLATTGDRLTLFIVPTDAPGVSIGTPDRKMGNRAQITADVILDSVQLSEELVLGEPGGGLKIALQTLTYGRIGIGAAGTGMAQAAFDKTAAHLATREAFGSPLASKQHWQFKWARHAVALENARTLYLKAAFRLDSGISFPEPEAAMAKLIGTELACDIARDAVQAFGGLGFASQLGADDSEGPVEAIYRDSKIGEIYEGANEIQQWVIARQIFGRETTG, from the coding sequence ATGCTCGAACGAATCGGTGACCGTCTTTACCACGACACAATTGCCACGCCCGAACTCATCAAAGTCCGTACTCGCGTTCGTGAGATGGCGGAGTCGATCGTCGCACCAGTTGCCAGCAGATTGGCCACTCAAGACGAACGCACGGATGGATTTCCGCGAGAAGTATTTGCAGCTCTCGCCGAGGCGGGCCTCTACCGCATCCCCTTCCCGAAAGACGTAGGAGGGGAGGGGCTGGACAACCCTGCCGCAGCCACGGCCATCGCCGTCGAGGAACTCGCCTATTACTCCAACAGTGTCGCTGCAATCTTCGACGTCCACTGCATTCTCGCCGGCAACGCCTTGAACCAAGGCACAGATGCTCAGGGAAACAAATGGCTCAGCCGAATCGTGAATGGCGAAATCGTGGGTGCCTTTGCAACTAGCGAACCAGGCGCGTCCAGCGATCTATCTGCTACTGCCGTCGCCACCACAGCGATCAAAACCGGCAAAGGCTGGGTGCTCAACGGCCGAAAACGGTGGATCACCAACTCGGTCGCGGCAGGTGTGATTACAGTCCTTGCCACAACCGGAGACCGCCTCACACTCTTCATCGTGCCTACAGATGCACCAGGCGTATCCATCGGCACGCCCGATAGGAAGATGGGGAACCGCGCACAAATCACCGCTGACGTCATCCTCGACTCAGTTCAACTGTCCGAAGAGCTTGTACTTGGAGAACCTGGTGGCGGACTCAAAATCGCACTCCAGACACTTACCTATGGCCGAATCGGCATCGGCGCCGCAGGTACAGGAATGGCACAAGCGGCCTTCGACAAGACGGCAGCCCATCTCGCTACTAGGGAAGCCTTCGGGAGCCCGCTCGCCTCTAAACAGCACTGGCAGTTCAAGTGGGCGCGACACGCCGTCGCCCTCGAAAATGCCCGCACGCTGTATCTGAAAGCGGCATTTCGCTTGGACTCAGGTATCTCATTTCCAGAGCCCGAGGCAGCGATGGCAAAACTCATCGGCACAGAGCTCGCCTGCGATATAGCTCGAGATGCGGTACAAGCATTCGGTGGGCTTGGCTTCGCATCTCAGCTTGGCGCAGACGATAGCGAGGGCCCCGTAGAGGCAATCTATCGGGATTCGAAAATCGGCGAGATCTACGAGGGCGCGAACGAAATCCAGCAGTGGGTCATCGCTCGACAGATCTTTGGGCGAGAAACCACAGGATAA
- a CDS encoding AMP-binding protein codes for MPFLNRLQKWADLRPDGTAVAVGGRGFTWAELRGAAEELVPSTPKTCILSEPNSPEFAALYCAGIAKGRQIAVLDPAWTPQAQVEVTRMLPSPSGAAGRALEDGDPDDAFLIGFTAGTTSTPKAFTRSRRSWQASFEASIEFFGLRPDDKTLAPGPLSASLNLYTLSECLYAGTEFHTLRTFDVGDAHAVIAHDGITRLVLVPTMLRLLSERGLMASVDASAIRTIICAGSKLDTRTLEAARRWAPNATIFEYYGAAELSFVSGRGLGAGEPLDVAGTAIGRPFPGVEVQIIDDHGSPLPDGSAGNISVKSPMICQGYLWGDDGKALRRLNGRYTVGDQGYLLDGDLHILGRSSDMINTAGRNVYPHEVELALSSIPGVEAAVAVGMPDDLRGQRVIAGIIPSCGGLTAATLSAGLEALLAKDKRPLHYYSLAELPLTDRGKLNRRMLLEWIDTDDSRLHRLR; via the coding sequence GTGCCTTTCCTGAACAGACTCCAGAAATGGGCCGACCTCCGCCCCGACGGCACGGCGGTCGCCGTCGGCGGCCGCGGCTTCACCTGGGCGGAACTTCGCGGAGCAGCAGAAGAACTCGTCCCTTCCACCCCGAAAACGTGCATCCTGTCCGAACCCAACTCACCCGAATTCGCGGCGCTCTATTGCGCCGGGATAGCCAAGGGACGGCAGATCGCCGTCCTCGATCCAGCCTGGACGCCGCAGGCCCAGGTCGAGGTGACCCGCATGCTGCCATCCCCGTCCGGTGCCGCAGGAAGGGCGCTGGAAGACGGCGACCCTGACGACGCCTTCCTCATCGGCTTCACCGCCGGCACGACGTCAACGCCAAAAGCCTTCACGCGCTCCCGCCGGTCGTGGCAGGCCTCCTTTGAGGCCTCGATCGAATTTTTCGGCCTCCGCCCGGACGACAAGACGTTGGCCCCCGGCCCGCTCTCGGCGAGCCTGAACCTTTACACGCTTTCCGAATGCCTCTACGCCGGCACGGAATTCCACACCCTTCGCACCTTCGACGTCGGAGATGCCCACGCCGTCATCGCCCATGACGGCATCACCAGGTTGGTCCTCGTCCCCACGATGCTCCGGCTCCTCAGCGAACGGGGACTCATGGCATCCGTAGACGCCTCCGCCATCAGAACCATCATCTGTGCCGGGTCCAAGCTCGACACCCGCACCCTCGAAGCCGCCAGGCGCTGGGCACCCAACGCCACCATCTTCGAATATTACGGCGCCGCAGAACTCAGCTTCGTATCCGGCCGGGGGCTGGGCGCAGGGGAACCACTGGACGTCGCGGGCACCGCCATTGGCCGGCCCTTTCCCGGCGTGGAGGTGCAAATCATTGATGACCACGGGTCACCCCTGCCGGACGGATCCGCGGGGAACATCAGCGTCAAAAGCCCCATGATCTGCCAGGGATACCTTTGGGGCGACGACGGAAAAGCCCTCCGGCGCCTGAACGGCCGGTACACGGTCGGCGATCAGGGATACCTTCTCGATGGGGATCTCCACATTCTCGGGCGGAGCTCGGACATGATCAACACGGCGGGCCGGAACGTCTACCCGCACGAGGTCGAACTCGCACTGTCGTCCATCCCCGGCGTTGAAGCTGCTGTGGCCGTCGGTATGCCCGATGACCTGCGCGGACAGCGTGTCATTGCCGGAATCATTCCCTCCTGTGGAGGGCTCACCGCAGCCACCCTCAGCGCCGGCCTGGAAGCACTCCTAGCCAAGGACAAGAGGCCCCTCCACTATTACTCCCTCGCTGAGCTGCCCCTGACCGACAGAGGGAAACTCAATCGACGAATGCTTCTGGAGTGGATCGACACCGACGATTCCCGTCTCCACCGCTTGCGCTAG
- a CDS encoding SPW repeat protein: MKKWTRWQDWVAVVAGLYAALSVMWTTAVGSSTALVVVFGILLIISGVINLSMPGTPVMEWVQAALGALLFLSPWLGSYATQTGVAWTSWITGLVALVVTAMAIKPSTEEHRHHRVSPSH; this comes from the coding sequence ATGAAGAAGTGGACGCGATGGCAGGATTGGGTCGCCGTTGTTGCCGGGCTCTATGCTGCTCTATCCGTCATGTGGACCACGGCGGTCGGTTCCTCGACTGCGCTGGTGGTCGTCTTCGGCATTCTGTTGATCATCAGCGGTGTCATTAATCTGTCTATGCCGGGAACACCCGTCATGGAGTGGGTACAGGCAGCCCTGGGTGCCTTGTTGTTCCTGTCTCCTTGGCTGGGTTCGTACGCTACGCAGACGGGCGTTGCCTGGACATCATGGATCACCGGTCTGGTTGCACTCGTGGTCACCGCGATGGCGATTAAGCCCAGCACCGAGGAACACCGGCATCACCGGGTTAGCCCTTCGCATTAA
- a CDS encoding YegP family protein, which yields MSGHFEVFASPNGGYRFRLLDSSGNHLATSRPYPTKQAAAAGIFTVREIAGTGLIKDSRASQGNVARPETGPVNATGAASPSPW from the coding sequence ATGTCCGGCCACTTCGAAGTCTTCGCCTCCCCTAATGGGGGCTACCGTTTCCGGCTACTGGATTCCTCAGGTAATCATCTGGCAACGTCCCGGCCCTACCCGACGAAGCAGGCAGCGGCGGCAGGAATATTCACCGTCCGGGAGATCGCCGGAACCGGCCTGATCAAGGACTCCAGGGCCAGCCAAGGTAACGTCGCCCGACCCGAAACCGGGCCGGTGAATGCCACAGGAGCCGCATCGCCGTCCCCCTGGTAA
- a CDS encoding VOC family protein, with translation MNQINLVVRNMDAAVAFYRRFGLKIEAAPGAFHASARLPNGMVIEWDSVEFVRQWDSGWNGATGGSTVLGFSVPTREAVDEIYTGLTAAGYGGHQPPYDAFWGARYAIVDDPDGNSVGIMSPEDPKRKFWPPAQPPPGS, from the coding sequence TTGAACCAAATAAATCTGGTGGTACGGAACATGGACGCCGCCGTTGCCTTCTACCGTCGCTTCGGTCTGAAGATCGAGGCTGCACCAGGTGCTTTCCATGCCTCCGCCCGGCTGCCCAACGGCATGGTCATCGAATGGGACAGTGTGGAGTTTGTGCGCCAGTGGGACTCGGGATGGAATGGTGCGACCGGGGGCAGCACGGTGCTCGGGTTCTCGGTGCCGACCAGAGAGGCCGTTGACGAGATCTACACGGGGCTGACCGCTGCCGGGTACGGAGGCCATCAGCCGCCCTACGACGCCTTCTGGGGCGCCCGCTACGCGATCGTCGACGATCCGGACGGTAACAGCGTCGGCATCATGAGCCCGGAAGATCCAAAACGGAAGTTCTGGCCGCCCGCCCAACCGCCGCCAGGATCCTGA
- a CDS encoding site-specific integrase, producing MAVDSAGRVLDFRAVRFLHPEDHVFAQMLDGWRNQQLSRNLAFGTIDSRERLVTRFQESTNEYPWQWTPAHVDEFFGDLRSVKHAAQSTIRTYQAALRAFCAYVASPDYGWDRVCEQYFGTHPAQVCFDWNTAVHAQANESAPKRRPFTRQELQAFFDRADDEVDRIATLGRKGWLPAYRDAVLFKVAYCWGLRRNEVRHLQTVDFSRNPHAREFGKHGVLQVRYGKAMKGSPPKRRSVLTVFDWSAEIIADWLEQGHPHMTDSLDLFPSERGTLVSEAALNRRFNRYCEDLGLSPGLDIHSLRRSYITHLIESGMDPLFVQHQAGHEHASTTALYTSVSSDYRVKTLRRALDSTIRDALAGMGD from the coding sequence GTGGCGGTCGATTCAGCGGGACGGGTGCTCGATTTCCGGGCGGTACGGTTCCTTCACCCTGAGGACCATGTGTTCGCCCAAATGCTCGATGGCTGGCGCAACCAGCAGTTGAGCAGGAATCTGGCGTTTGGCACCATCGACTCCCGCGAACGGCTGGTGACGCGCTTCCAGGAATCCACGAACGAGTACCCGTGGCAGTGGACTCCGGCGCACGTGGATGAGTTCTTTGGGGATCTGCGCAGCGTCAAGCACGCCGCGCAGTCCACCATCCGTACCTATCAGGCAGCGCTCCGGGCGTTCTGCGCCTATGTGGCCTCGCCTGACTATGGCTGGGACCGGGTCTGCGAACAGTACTTCGGAACGCACCCCGCCCAGGTCTGTTTCGACTGGAACACGGCAGTCCACGCCCAGGCCAACGAATCGGCTCCGAAACGGCGCCCCTTTACCCGGCAGGAGCTGCAGGCATTCTTTGACCGTGCCGATGACGAGGTGGACCGGATTGCGACCCTGGGGCGCAAGGGCTGGCTGCCGGCCTACCGGGACGCGGTCCTTTTCAAGGTGGCCTACTGCTGGGGCCTGCGTCGTAACGAGGTCAGGCACCTGCAGACAGTGGACTTCTCCAGGAACCCGCACGCCCGGGAATTCGGCAAGCACGGAGTGCTCCAGGTCCGGTACGGGAAAGCCATGAAGGGTTCACCGCCCAAACGCCGCAGCGTCCTGACCGTGTTCGACTGGTCCGCGGAAATCATCGCCGACTGGCTGGAACAAGGCCACCCGCACATGACCGACAGTCTGGACCTGTTTCCCTCCGAACGCGGCACGCTCGTCTCCGAGGCCGCACTGAACCGCCGCTTCAACCGCTACTGCGAAGACCTGGGCCTCTCCCCCGGTTTGGACATCCACTCCCTGCGCCGCTCCTACATCACCCACCTGATCGAATCAGGCATGGACCCCTTGTTCGTCCAGCACCAGGCCGGACACGAGCATGCCTCCACCACAGCCCTCTACACCTCCGTCTCCAGCGACTACCGCGTCAAAACACTGCGCCGCGCCCTGGACTCCACCATCCGAGACGCCCTGG